TTGGTGGAGGCCCAGCGGGCGACGCCGTCCGCCTCGGCGTCGGTGCGCATGCTGCGGAACTTGGCAAGCTCGAAGCTGCGTCCGCCCTCGCCCACCCGGGATTGGCGGTAGAGGATGGGCGCGCCCGATTCCAGCCCCACGCACAGCGCCACGACCAGCATCACCGGCCAGGCCACCAGCAACAACGCGCTGGCCGCGAGCAGGTCAAAGAAGCGCTTGCTCAGCCTTCGCGGCAGCGAGTGGTCGAACCCGCCGGAGAAGATCAACGAGGACGGATCGACCACGTTCAAATTCAGCAGGCCCGCCTCACGCTCGAAGAAGTCCGGCAAGGCGGTCAGCCGCACGCCCCGTTGAGCGCAGGCCAGCATGTCCTCCATCGGCAGCCCGCCGCGACGCTCGTCGGGTGCGATCACGATCTCGTGCACGTTGCGCGCGCGCACCGTTTCCCACAGCGGATCGCCCGACTCCACCCGCATCTCCTGGGCCACCACCACCGGCTGGCCCGGCAGCGGCACGAAGCCCTCGATGGTGAAGGATTCGCGGTCACTGCGCCGGCGCATGCAAGTGTTGATCAACTGGGCGTTGTAGCCCGCTCCCAGCACGAGCACGCGCCGCTTGAACAGCTCCGCGCCAAACAGGGTGCGGGTGAACATGCGGAACGCGTACACCGCGACGACGCCCAGCATCAGGGCGAGCAACAGCACACCGCGCCCGATGTACGCCCGCGGCACCAGGTAATAGATCACCAGCAGGGCGATGCCACCAAAGGCGAACGAGGCGATCAGTCGCAGTCCGAACTCCTTGCGGTCGAGCCTGCCGTGTTCGCTGTACAGGGCAAAGGCGGCCATCGATGCGGTCAACACCATCGCCACCAGCAAGGTGCGGAACGGTGCCGTCTGCACGAACATCGCCCGGCCTTCGGGCTCGCCGATAAAGCGCAGCCAGACGGCCGCGTTGACGCAAAGCAGGACGATCGCCAGCTCCATCAGCCACAGCCCCCGGATCACCCGCCGGGCGCGACTCGCCGAGATGCCTTTCATGGGCTTGCTGTCCGCTTCATGGCCTGTCCCCAACTGTCGTGGCACACCTTCAACAAACGCCAAGCTCGCCGGGACGCGGTCACGGGCGACCCGCTGGCCGCGATCCCGCAACGCCCGCGTTTAATCCAGAAGACCCACTTCCAGGACACCCACTTGATCAGCGATTTCAGGGACGGAGCGTGTCCGCAGCACGTCGACGCCGATCTGTGCATATTCGGGGCGGGTGCCGCCGGCCTCGCGATAGCCCGCGAGTTCCTCGGCACCGCGCAAAAGGTCTACGTCATAGAAAGTGGCGGCATGGAAGCGACCGAGCGCAACCAGTCCCTGTACGAGGGCACGTCGATCGGCAACCCGACCCTTGATCCCGCCACCGGAAGGATCCGGGTGTTCGGGGGCAGTTGCAGCCTCTGGGGCGGCGGCTGCGTCCCCGTCGAAGGGATGGACGCGCGTGACTGGATGACCCACAGCGGCTGGCCGGTCTCGCATGCCGAGCTGGAGCCCTATTACCTGCGGGCCTGCGGTTTCTGCGGCATTGATGGGGCGGACCTCGCCGAGGGCGGATTCCGCAACCAGCCCAGGATCGCCCCCCTGCC
The genomic region above belongs to Lysobacter avium and contains:
- a CDS encoding TIGR03013 family XrtA/PEP-CTERM system glycosyltransferase, with the protein product MKGISASRARRVIRGLWLMELAIVLLCVNAAVWLRFIGEPEGRAMFVQTAPFRTLLVAMVLTASMAAFALYSEHGRLDRKEFGLRLIASFAFGGIALLVIYYLVPRAYIGRGVLLLALMLGVVAVYAFRMFTRTLFGAELFKRRVLVLGAGYNAQLINTCMRRRSDRESFTIEGFVPLPGQPVVVAQEMRVESGDPLWETVRARNVHEIVIAPDERRGGLPMEDMLACAQRGVRLTALPDFFEREAGLLNLNVVDPSSLIFSGGFDHSLPRRLSKRFFDLLAASALLLVAWPVMLVVALCVGLESGAPILYRQSRVGEGGRSFELAKFRSMRTDAEADGVARWASTNDNRVTRVGAFIRLTRLDELPQLFNVLRGDMSFVGPRPERPQFVAQLDEQLRYYAVRHSVKPGLTGWAQLRYPYGASVHDAGEKLKFDLFYVKNQGLLFDLMIMLQTVEVVLFRRGAR